In Candidatus Thermodiscus eudorianus, a single genomic region encodes these proteins:
- a CDS encoding DUF4258 domain-containing protein, which translates to MKTRYTLHALERMRQRGVSRGEVEACLSNPDKILEDKESKCVKETKR; encoded by the coding sequence TTGAAGACACGTTACACACTCCACGCACTGGAGCGTATGAGGCAGAGAGGCGTAAGCCGCGGGGAAGTAGAGGCCTGCCTGAGCAACCCGGATAAGATTCTTGAGGACAAAGAGTCGAAGTGCGTAAAGGAAACTAAACGATAA
- the rsgA gene encoding GTPase RsgA: MELASWRLLARTMKNADVVVEVVDIRDPIHTRSRRIEQMAEAMEKDIVIVLNKSDLVPRSVAEKWARIIEGQGYDVLYISARHRLGTRVLRGFIKHVARVKPFSVVVVGYPKTGKSSIINALRGRKGARTSPIPGSPGYTKSLQLLKIEPGFYMIDTPGVIPVEGGWPEAIIRGRSPEELPDPVPPAMSLLERALRYNPKAVVEAYGITSRDPMEILEELARKRGWFYRLSGEPLIEEAARTVIRDYHKAKLLFYVPPEEYIGRA; encoded by the coding sequence TTGGAACTGGCATCATGGCGCCTGCTAGCCAGGACGATGAAGAATGCCGATGTGGTGGTCGAGGTAGTTGATATCAGGGACCCGATACACACGAGGAGTAGGAGAATAGAGCAGATGGCCGAGGCCATGGAGAAGGACATAGTCATTGTATTGAACAAGTCGGACCTAGTCCCCCGGAGCGTGGCCGAGAAGTGGGCTAGGATAATAGAGGGGCAGGGATACGATGTACTCTACATATCGGCTAGGCACAGGCTAGGAACTAGGGTCCTGAGGGGCTTCATAAAACACGTGGCACGGGTCAAGCCCTTCAGCGTGGTCGTGGTGGGCTACCCTAAGACCGGGAAGTCCAGTATAATAAACGCGTTGAGGGGCAGGAAGGGGGCCAGGACGAGCCCCATACCCGGGAGCCCGGGCTACACCAAGTCGCTCCAGCTACTCAAGATAGAGCCCGGCTTCTACATGATAGACACGCCTGGCGTGATACCGGTGGAGGGCGGCTGGCCGGAGGCCATAATCAGGGGGAGGAGCCCGGAGGAGCTGCCGGACCCGGTCCCGCCCGCTATGTCGCTGCTCGAAAGAGCCCTCAGGTATAATCCCAAGGCGGTCGTGGAGGCCTACGGGATCACTTCGAGGGACCCCATGGAGATTCTTGAGGAGCTCGCCAGGAAGAGGGGCTGGTTCTACAGGCTCTCCGGGGAGCCCCTGATCGAGGAGGCCGCTCGAACAGTCATCAGGGACTACCACAAGGCCAAGCTACTCTTCTACGTGCCCCCGGAAGAGTACATAGGCAGGGCGTAG
- a CDS encoding 60S ribosomal protein L38 — MPVEIKDWKEFVEISGRAIECRVKQARKGDVAKIKARTRRVLYTIKVDKSRVEELVKELKCKKIVFVDTGEVREVKK, encoded by the coding sequence GTGCCGGTCGAGATCAAGGACTGGAAGGAGTTCGTCGAGATAAGCGGTAGGGCCATCGAGTGCAGGGTTAAACAGGCCAGGAAGGGCGATGTAGCCAAGATAAAGGCTCGGACCAGGAGAGTGCTCTACACTATCAAGGTCGACAAGTCGCGTGTCGAGGAGCTCGTGAAAGAGTTGAAGTGTAAGAAGATTGTCTTCGTCGACACAGGCGAAGTCAGAGAAGTCAAAAAATAA
- a CDS encoding aspartyl protease family protein: protein MSAPRNGLSERIFPYIAYHGRFYPIIPVIVEGREKAVVYALVDSGATISLFHKSIAEDIGIDLTDSKQVYLAGIGGYVKAYIKEQVRIMVEGLRDLYIPIAFTEHIVSDLAILGRRGFFEAFEITFREWEKKLVIKPKVRS, encoded by the coding sequence GTGAGCGCCCCTCGCAATGGTCTGAGCGAGAGGATATTTCCATATATCGCATACCATGGGAGATTCTATCCTATCATCCCGGTGATAGTTGAGGGTAGGGAGAAAGCAGTTGTCTATGCGTTGGTAGATAGCGGTGCTACAATAAGCCTCTTCCACAAGAGCATAGCTGAGGACATAGGTATTGACTTGACGGACTCGAAGCAAGTATACCTGGCCGGCATAGGAGGCTACGTAAAAGCTTATATCAAGGAGCAAGTGAGAATAATGGTAGAAGGACTAAGAGACCTCTATATTCCAATAGCCTTTACAGAGCATATCGTTTCGGACCTCGCTATACTAGGCCGCCGAGGCTTCTTCGAAGCATTCGAGATAACATTCAGAGAATGGGAGAAAAAACTAGTAATAAAACCAAAGGTTAGAAGCTAA
- a CDS encoding GNAT family N-acetyltransferase → MYKIVPVTSDLAGEAAGLYNRVYEAYGVACYVENVRPEDVERALEEQERYGGELVALLLSRRVVGLARVRVAEDIGMGRALIVVDSDLPYPIAVEAYRLLARRIFNSLEGRSRASELVGLALGIAWRHTHLLASRALGISPGEVDTAYILMEALALPEPPQDLPEGFRLEILTKPPEGKILEGIADAINDAFDEYLDYEPWDVEDADDHFKDLYRRRPGTIVAVTLSPGGDVAGVAVAHPMETLCGEPALYLSLLGVRKAYRGLGLGRRLVDAVRWHAYRRGARRVIVDSEPEVDGVYYRAGFNPVTWWAYTLVPRSVFSV, encoded by the coding sequence GTGTATAAGATCGTCCCAGTCACTTCAGATCTTGCTGGAGAGGCTGCGGGACTTTACAATAGGGTCTATGAGGCCTATGGTGTTGCCTGCTATGTCGAGAATGTCAGGCCGGAAGACGTTGAGAGGGCTTTGGAAGAGCAGGAGCGCTACGGCGGGGAGCTAGTCGCCCTCCTCTTATCTAGGCGAGTCGTTGGCTTGGCTAGGGTTAGGGTCGCAGAGGATATCGGTATGGGGAGGGCTCTCATAGTGGTTGACTCGGACCTTCCATATCCCATAGCGGTCGAGGCTTATAGGCTCCTGGCTCGTCGGATCTTTAACTCGCTGGAGGGCCGCTCTAGGGCCTCTGAACTCGTGGGGTTGGCCCTTGGAATAGCCTGGAGGCACACGCACCTCCTAGCCTCTAGGGCTCTCGGAATTTCCCCGGGGGAGGTTGACACGGCCTACATTCTAATGGAGGCTCTAGCCCTGCCTGAGCCTCCCCAGGACCTGCCCGAAGGGTTTAGGCTGGAGATACTCACAAAGCCCCCAGAGGGGAAAATCTTGGAAGGCATCGCTGATGCGATAAATGACGCGTTCGACGAGTACCTAGACTATGAACCGTGGGATGTTGAAGATGCCGATGACCACTTCAAGGACCTCTACAGGCGGAGGCCTGGGACGATCGTCGCCGTGACACTATCACCGGGAGGAGATGTGGCCGGCGTCGCCGTCGCCCATCCCATGGAGACTCTCTGCGGCGAGCCAGCCCTGTACCTGTCATTGCTTGGGGTGAGGAAGGCGTATAGGGGGCTCGGCCTCGGGAGAAGGCTTGTGGACGCGGTGAGGTGGCACGCGTATAGGCGGGGAGCGAGGAGGGTGATAGTTGATAGCGAGCCGGAGGTAGACGGGGTATATTATAGGGCTGGGTTCAACCCCGTCACATGGTGGGCATACACCTTGGTTCCTCGTAGCGTGTTCAGTGTCTAG
- the metG gene encoding methionine--tRNA ligase subunit beta: MAETIKYEDFAKIDLRVGKVVEAERVKGSKKLLKLIVDLGSEKRQVIAGLAKWYKPEDFIGKYVIVVANLEPKKLMGMESQGMILAAPCEGGEKPALLTLTEPVEPGSKVC, translated from the coding sequence ATGGCCGAGACTATCAAGTACGAGGACTTCGCCAAGATAGACCTCCGCGTGGGGAAAGTCGTGGAGGCGGAGAGGGTCAAGGGGTCCAAGAAGCTGCTGAAGCTCATAGTAGACCTGGGCAGCGAGAAGAGGCAAGTCATAGCGGGGCTAGCCAAGTGGTACAAGCCAGAGGACTTCATAGGCAAATACGTTATCGTAGTGGCTAACCTAGAGCCAAAGAAGCTCATGGGCATGGAGAGCCAAGGCATGATACTGGCTGCACCCTGCGAGGGCGGCGAGAAGCCAGCCCTACTAACACTCACGGAGCCGGTAGAGCCCGGGAGCAAGGTATGCTAG
- a CDS encoding aldehyde ferredoxin oxidoreductase, which produces MLDYNVMILDAGKGKAREAKVKGVTGAVDAGLRIHEDKASWNYPPLSSGNPLFIGIGPLAGGPLFGSHRLVFVFRSPVSGGIHVSTMGGAAYDFVRTGLDGIVIEGYSKDPAIVLVLGGESGVEVRFEYVEWERLWRIYNGSPRGTRGLHSYIAREVLDERVRRRYRPRIILVGPGAYTTRFAGIFSWLPGPDWAPGPVVDSASRGGGGNVMAQAHGVVAIVFGGVDGGSRFDRSRVVDAVSRVLGGNYYRVVEESTRKYRYDPSLDTGGTFGVNYVHYRELIPALAYNTIYYSPAVRLALHEKIMRWFWRPFQEKVFVVEKARAWRTCGEPCSVVCKKIWNSVKLDYEPAHGMGPMIGVITLEDAAGLVELVDDLGLDAIEAGHTIAWLYDAIEKGLIKPGEMDLDERPVLDPLALDPATSKVNAVAARRLLERLVERRGEVTSLIALEGAREAARILDEVYEVRTGSSGWRFRDLLVYASFGETGYMTPNYYWSPGMVAPMFLLGRYWTNYSPSYTSPEDYAVHSYSRAIAELSIDNAGLCRFHRRWAEKVLQALYHEVIGVDVDLYESSRELYRRIALYQVRAGAEPKPWESRKTMDLVATIAAEVGYPGWESLVGNYDAILDWWHQFYGKLMDLVGGV; this is translated from the coding sequence ATGCTAGACTACAACGTCATGATCCTAGACGCCGGCAAAGGCAAGGCGAGGGAAGCCAAGGTAAAGGGCGTGACTGGCGCCGTAGACGCGGGCCTGAGGATACACGAGGACAAGGCCTCGTGGAACTATCCGCCGCTCTCAAGCGGGAACCCCCTATTCATCGGCATAGGCCCCCTGGCAGGCGGCCCCCTCTTCGGGAGCCACAGGCTTGTCTTCGTGTTCAGGAGCCCGGTGAGCGGCGGGATCCATGTGAGTACCATGGGTGGGGCCGCCTACGACTTCGTGAGGACAGGGCTCGACGGGATAGTTATCGAGGGCTATTCGAAGGACCCTGCGATAGTCCTGGTCCTGGGTGGCGAGTCGGGCGTAGAGGTGCGCTTCGAGTACGTGGAGTGGGAGAGGCTCTGGAGGATCTATAATGGCAGCCCACGTGGAACTCGGGGACTGCACAGCTACATAGCCAGGGAGGTGCTAGACGAGAGGGTTAGGAGGAGGTACAGGCCCCGGATAATCCTGGTGGGGCCCGGAGCTTACACCACCAGGTTCGCCGGGATATTCTCATGGCTACCAGGGCCAGACTGGGCTCCAGGGCCTGTCGTGGACAGCGCTAGCAGGGGTGGTGGGGGCAATGTGATGGCGCAGGCCCACGGGGTCGTGGCCATCGTATTCGGTGGCGTGGATGGGGGGAGCAGGTTTGACAGGAGCAGGGTTGTCGACGCGGTGTCTAGGGTCCTCGGCGGGAACTATTATAGGGTTGTCGAGGAATCCACTAGGAAGTACAGGTATGATCCATCCCTGGATACGGGAGGCACGTTCGGGGTCAACTATGTGCACTACCGGGAGCTCATACCGGCCCTAGCCTACAACACCATATACTATTCCCCCGCTGTTAGGCTGGCGCTCCACGAGAAGATTATGAGGTGGTTCTGGCGTCCCTTCCAGGAGAAGGTCTTTGTGGTTGAGAAGGCTAGGGCGTGGAGGACCTGCGGGGAGCCCTGCAGCGTTGTGTGCAAGAAGATCTGGAACAGTGTGAAGCTGGACTACGAGCCGGCTCATGGGATGGGGCCAATGATAGGAGTCATAACGCTGGAGGACGCCGCGGGCCTAGTCGAGTTGGTGGACGACCTGGGTCTCGACGCCATAGAGGCGGGCCACACGATAGCATGGCTCTACGACGCGATAGAAAAGGGCCTCATCAAGCCCGGGGAGATGGATCTGGACGAGAGGCCCGTGCTAGACCCGCTGGCACTAGATCCGGCCACGAGCAAGGTCAACGCCGTCGCCGCTAGACGCCTGCTGGAGAGGTTGGTCGAGCGCCGGGGGGAGGTGACGTCGCTCATTGCATTGGAGGGTGCCAGGGAGGCCGCTAGGATACTCGACGAGGTGTACGAGGTGAGGACCGGTAGCTCCGGGTGGAGGTTCAGGGACCTGCTAGTCTACGCCTCCTTCGGCGAGACGGGCTACATGACGCCGAACTACTACTGGAGCCCCGGCATGGTGGCCCCCATGTTCCTGCTGGGGAGGTACTGGACCAACTACAGCCCCTCCTACACCTCCCCCGAGGACTACGCGGTGCACAGCTATAGCAGGGCCATAGCAGAGCTCTCCATTGACAACGCGGGCCTGTGCAGGTTCCATAGGAGGTGGGCTGAGAAGGTCCTCCAAGCCCTATACCACGAGGTCATCGGCGTCGATGTAGACCTGTATGAGAGCTCGCGTGAACTGTACAGGCGCATAGCCCTCTACCAGGTGAGGGCCGGGGCAGAGCCGAAGCCCTGGGAATCCAGGAAGACCATGGACCTGGTAGCGACTATAGCGGCTGAGGTTGGCTATCCCGGCTGGGAGAGCCTAGTCGGCAACTACGACGCCATACTAGATTGGTGGCACCAGTTCTATGGCAAGCTCATGGACCTGGTCGGGGGAGTATGA
- a CDS encoding type II toxin-antitoxin system HicA family toxin has product MPRITPIDPYKLIKLLGKIGFEPVRQRGSHVILVNKQGVRVVVPVHPGRRIKPGLIRIILAEAGLTREEYFELLKEDC; this is encoded by the coding sequence TTGCCTAGAATAACACCTATAGACCCCTACAAACTCATCAAATTACTTGGTAAGATAGGATTTGAGCCTGTGCGTCAGCGGGGTTCGCATGTAATACTAGTGAACAAGCAGGGTGTTAGGGTAGTGGTACCAGTGCACCCGGGGAGGAGGATTAAGCCTGGACTCATAAGAATAATATTAGCCGAGGCGGGCCTTACTAGGGAGGAGTACTTCGAACTCCTAAAAGAGGATTGCTGA
- a CDS encoding DUF5678 domain-containing protein, whose product MATTGLKKALQPIKPGELDKVPPGYWAAIVDGRVVAWASTLKELREIMARMGYKREEYGVVKVPSHDLLVV is encoded by the coding sequence TTGGCTACTACTGGTCTAAAAAAGGCTCTACAGCCGATTAAACCAGGAGAGCTAGACAAGGTTCCCCCGGGCTACTGGGCTGCTATAGTAGACGGGCGCGTGGTTGCCTGGGCCAGTACTCTAAAGGAGCTACGTGAGATAATGGCGCGGATGGGTTACAAGAGGGAGGAATATGGCGTGGTAAAGGTTCCGAGCCATGATCTGCTTGTTGTCTAA
- a CDS encoding radical SAM protein, protein MGVASIVGCIDPVKLSRRVEAEVTRETARGLARRYWRFRSSRHYGGNNAGDVVGCNLRCAFCWAWRYAFKTKAGFLLDPIEAARRLVAAGPYRLVRLTGGEPTIGWSHTRRVIELATSRGRFFVLETNGVLIGAGLIEARDLPRGNVFIRVSLKAPDPEVFERVTGACRWGFDLQLKSLERLLEWGFVPGRDFRASLVMGLVEASRYRYILSRLEAIHPRLVEELEPEYIVLYPHVKELLDKRGFRPYQAVEP, encoded by the coding sequence ATGGGGGTTGCGTCGATAGTGGGGTGCATAGACCCCGTCAAGCTCTCTAGGAGGGTGGAGGCCGAGGTAACCAGGGAGACGGCTCGGGGACTAGCGAGGAGGTACTGGAGGTTTAGGAGCTCACGCCACTACGGAGGCAACAACGCAGGCGACGTGGTCGGTTGCAATCTTAGATGCGCCTTCTGCTGGGCCTGGAGATACGCCTTCAAGACCAAGGCCGGCTTCCTCCTGGATCCAATCGAGGCCGCCAGGAGACTGGTCGCGGCGGGCCCCTACAGGCTAGTCCGCCTGACGGGCGGAGAGCCGACCATAGGCTGGAGTCACACCAGGAGGGTTATAGAGCTGGCTACATCCAGGGGAAGGTTCTTCGTGTTGGAGACTAATGGTGTGCTGATAGGAGCCGGCCTCATAGAGGCCCGTGACCTGCCGAGGGGCAACGTCTTCATCCGTGTCTCCCTCAAGGCGCCCGACCCGGAGGTATTCGAGAGGGTCACCGGGGCCTGTAGGTGGGGCTTCGACCTACAGCTCAAGAGCCTTGAGAGGCTCCTGGAGTGGGGCTTTGTGCCGGGCAGGGACTTCAGGGCTAGCCTCGTCATGGGGCTCGTGGAGGCGTCCCGGTACCGGTACATTCTATCCAGGCTAGAGGCCATACACCCGAGGCTCGTGGAAGAGCTGGAGCCCGAGTACATAGTATTGTACCCACACGTCAAGGAGCTACTAGACAAGAGGGGGTTCAGGCCCTACCAGGCGGTCGAGCCCTAG
- a CDS encoding nucleotidyltransferase domain-containing protein produces MGRASECIASKLAELVSRSGFSECLEEVALYGSLVRGDFDPNISDVDVFLVASDGCPVTDAVEEVKKLLVESARKCIGGLPVRGVDVAWCLAEELGYGCQYKFLTLYRADFEENHIIVWGRALHKKTPRQSWSEILCRSLERVKTRLREWSGKPELLPIAAGEAVKLALAASGYRGPWTKKEILRELEARGWERAVGLWRKYMEGGRVEPVEALQTAQEALRVVRNFLGDCSRLVVD; encoded by the coding sequence GTGGGGCGCGCCTCGGAGTGTATAGCGTCTAAGCTCGCCGAGCTAGTCTCCAGGTCGGGTTTCAGCGAGTGTCTAGAGGAGGTCGCCCTATATGGGTCCCTCGTGAGGGGCGATTTCGATCCCAATATCAGTGACGTCGACGTCTTCCTGGTCGCCAGCGACGGGTGCCCGGTTACAGATGCCGTTGAGGAGGTCAAGAAGCTCTTAGTAGAAAGTGCGAGAAAATGCATTGGAGGCTTGCCGGTTCGCGGTGTCGATGTTGCCTGGTGCCTGGCAGAGGAGCTGGGATATGGTTGCCAGTATAAGTTCCTAACCCTGTATAGGGCGGACTTCGAGGAGAACCACATTATAGTATGGGGCAGAGCGCTTCACAAGAAGACGCCACGGCAAAGTTGGAGCGAGATCCTATGCAGGAGTCTAGAGAGGGTTAAAACGAGGCTCCGAGAATGGAGTGGAAAGCCGGAGCTCCTTCCAATAGCCGCTGGGGAGGCTGTCAAACTAGCTCTAGCGGCCTCCGGCTATAGGGGTCCCTGGACTAAGAAAGAGATCCTAAGGGAGCTAGAGGCCAGAGGCTGGGAGAGGGCTGTGGGGCTCTGGAGGAAGTATATGGAGGGTGGTCGGGTTGAGCCGGTAGAAGCTCTCCAGACCGCCCAGGAGGCTCTTCGCGTGGTTCGTAACTTTCTCGGCGACTGTAGCCGGTTAGTGGTCGATTGA
- a CDS encoding MATE family efflux transporter yields the protein MDKSHDAITQRRERLLTEENIARLIISLSLPLFVSGSIQNLYNIVDTFWLSRLGPAALGTPTVSWPFMGVLMSIGFGLASSVSALVGQYVGARDYRMASKSLGNVLGLLMAIGVPGALLFYAGRSLYMDVTRVTPEMLSYVDSYIAVTIAGVPFMYLFLTFNFALSAIGDTVTPTKVSIASTLLNFALDPVLIFEAGLGVMGAALATLISNIVAGAYAAYSFATGRHGLRVYPADLVPDRLLAGLIARISAPMVASRLMTVFGFIVMVGIVNGLGTPVVAAYSIGQVMLNIDHVLSFPIARATSIIVAQSLGARLIDRAKRTAKTGLLLLAAFIGVYIVGLVLFRSAFISIFTKDPSVVGPANRMLLIFGPSVLGFDLFILGNSIARASGHTLFMSVIGIGRLWILRIPLSYYLAYTLGLGDLGLWTGMSLSNWITGMASVAWILSWKWAKPVIKPTPVPPAD from the coding sequence TTGGACAAGAGCCACGACGCGATAACGCAGAGGCGCGAGAGGCTGCTGACCGAGGAGAACATAGCCAGGCTGATCATATCCCTCAGCCTCCCACTCTTCGTCTCGGGGAGCATACAGAACCTATACAACATAGTCGACACCTTCTGGCTCTCAAGGCTCGGGCCGGCGGCGCTGGGGACTCCCACGGTCTCATGGCCCTTCATGGGCGTCCTCATGAGCATAGGGTTCGGCCTCGCCAGCTCCGTCTCGGCCCTGGTGGGCCAGTATGTTGGGGCGAGAGACTATAGGATGGCTTCCAAGAGCCTTGGGAACGTGCTGGGGCTACTGATGGCTATAGGGGTCCCTGGGGCCCTGCTCTTCTACGCCGGCAGGAGCCTCTATATGGACGTGACCCGTGTTACCCCGGAGATGCTTTCATACGTGGACTCCTACATAGCCGTTACCATAGCCGGGGTCCCCTTCATGTACCTCTTCCTGACCTTCAACTTCGCCCTGAGCGCTATAGGCGACACGGTGACGCCGACCAAGGTTAGCATAGCCTCGACGCTGCTCAACTTCGCCCTGGACCCGGTGTTGATATTCGAGGCCGGCCTGGGCGTTATGGGCGCGGCCCTGGCGACCCTCATCTCCAACATAGTTGCCGGCGCCTACGCGGCCTATAGCTTTGCGACGGGCCGCCACGGCCTCAGGGTTTACCCGGCTGACCTGGTCCCCGACAGGTTGTTGGCCGGGTTGATTGCCAGGATATCGGCTCCGATGGTCGCGAGTAGGCTGATGACCGTGTTCGGCTTCATAGTCATGGTTGGCATAGTCAATGGGCTCGGCACGCCCGTAGTGGCGGCTTATAGTATAGGGCAGGTGATGCTCAACATAGACCACGTATTATCCTTCCCCATAGCTAGGGCGACGAGCATAATAGTGGCCCAGAGCCTCGGCGCGCGCCTCATAGATAGGGCTAAGAGGACCGCCAAGACCGGGCTCCTGCTACTGGCCGCGTTCATAGGCGTCTATATAGTTGGCCTCGTCCTCTTCAGATCAGCCTTCATAAGCATATTCACGAAGGACCCCAGCGTGGTCGGCCCCGCCAACAGGATGCTCCTCATATTCGGCCCCAGCGTGCTGGGCTTCGACCTGTTCATACTGGGCAACAGCATAGCCCGGGCCAGCGGGCACACGCTCTTCATGAGCGTGATAGGAATAGGCAGGCTCTGGATCCTCAGGATCCCCCTCTCATACTACCTCGCCTACACCCTGGGATTGGGCGATCTCGGCCTGTGGACTGGGATGAGCCTCAGCAACTGGATCACTGGCATGGCCTCCGTGGCGTGGATCCTGTCTTGGAAGTGGGCCAAGCCCGTCATCAAGCCCACACCAGTGCCACCAGCAGACTAA
- a CDS encoding type II toxin-antitoxin system HicB family antitoxin — translation MNRRVREFSVVILEDEDGGYIAVVPELPGCHTQGDSLDEVIENAKEAIELYLETLPEEEKEELLRRRVVGLQRVKAVA, via the coding sequence ATGAATAGGAGAGTACGTGAGTTTAGCGTCGTTATATTAGAAGATGAGGATGGGGGCTACATCGCGGTTGTACCGGAGCTTCCCGGCTGTCATACGCAGGGGGATAGCTTGGATGAGGTTATCGAGAATGCTAAGGAGGCTATAGAGCTTTATCTTGAGACTCTTCCTGAGGAGGAGAAGGAGGAGCTACTGAGACGTAGGGTTGTCGGTCTCCAGAGAGTGAAGGCTGTTGCCTAG
- a CDS encoding ferredoxin — translation MMPFKVRIDPRDTCISDMVCVSICGEVFEMNDEDGKSQIVEQYRVAPDNVAEGIIPDDLKDCAQEAADSCPVNIIHVEPA, via the coding sequence GTGATGCCCTTCAAGGTAAGGATCGACCCAAGGGACACCTGCATCAGCGACATGGTCTGCGTATCGATATGCGGAGAAGTATTCGAGATGAACGACGAGGACGGGAAGAGCCAGATAGTAGAGCAGTACAGGGTAGCCCCAGACAACGTAGCAGAGGGAATCATACCCGACGACCTAAAAGACTGTGCACAGGAGGCAGCCGACAGCTGCCCGGTGAACATAATCCACGTAGAGCCAGCGTAG
- a CDS encoding DUF2283 domain-containing protein yields MEIRVSYDRIADALYVKLRDDKIADSDEVAPGVIIDFNDKGEVVGIEVLEFSRRNVDLKKLVMEGPEALVANA; encoded by the coding sequence GTGGAGATTAGGGTTAGCTACGACAGGATTGCCGACGCATTATATGTCAAGCTGAGAGACGATAAGATTGCTGACTCTGACGAGGTTGCTCCAGGCGTGATAATAGACTTTAACGATAAAGGGGAGGTCGTTGGAATAGAGGTGCTAGAATTCTCCCGAAGGAACGTAGACTTGAAGAAGCTAGTCATGGAGGGCCCTGAGGCCCTGGTGGCCAACGCTTGA
- a CDS encoding CBS domain-containing protein yields the protein MATVAEYMRRDRIVTCTTDTSLREASRLMAENKVGSIIVVGDGMKLKGIFTERDLVRAIAGEADPDKGRVGDYITEHVVTVAPYESIVKAGQIMLEHGIRHLPVVDSSGRVVGVISVRDALRAILASSEFP from the coding sequence ATGGCTACCGTCGCAGAGTACATGCGCAGGGACAGGATCGTGACGTGCACCACTGACACCAGCCTCCGGGAGGCCTCTAGGCTCATGGCGGAGAACAAGGTTGGCAGTATAATCGTTGTCGGGGACGGGATGAAGCTCAAGGGGATATTCACCGAGAGGGACCTGGTCAGGGCTATAGCGGGGGAGGCAGACCCCGACAAGGGCAGGGTCGGGGACTACATAACGGAACACGTAGTCACGGTGGCCCCCTATGAGAGCATAGTTAAGGCAGGGCAGATAATGCTGGAGCATGGGATAAGGCATCTCCCCGTAGTAGACTCCTCTGGCAGGGTCGTCGGCGTCATAAGCGTGAGGGATGCCCTGAGGGCTATACTGGCCTCAAGCGAGTTCCCCTAG